A single genomic interval of Daucus carota subsp. sativus chromosome 1, DH1 v3.0, whole genome shotgun sequence harbors:
- the LOC108221729 gene encoding leucine-rich repeat extensin-like protein 1 translates to MRITTKLKLPLLTFLSITLSLSTHVASSSNSAATSTWAGSKYEIQCTMCAACDNPCNTPAATPPPPPPSPSPPPPSPTAPNCPPPPKSGNNNNNNNYYYSPPPPAQPTYGNSPPQTTGGYYPPPDGNYVRPPPPNPIVPYFPFYYHSPPPPSSAIRLSINSFFLATRSFDVKFNLTSE, encoded by the exons ATGAGAATCACCACAAAACTCAAACTCCCCCTCCTCACATTCCTCTCAATCACACTCTCTCTTTCAACACACGTTGCTTCTTCTTCTAATTCAGCGGCTACTTCTACTTGGGCAGGCTCCAAATACGAGATCCAATGCACAATGTGCGCCGCCTGTGACAACCCATGCAACACCCCCGCTGCAACCCCACCACCACCGCCACCCTCCCCGTCTCCTCCGCCGCCGTCTCCCACCGCTCCCAACTGCCCTCCGCCGCCGAAGTCCGGAaacaataacaacaacaataactaCTATTACTCTCCGCCGCCGCCAGCTCAGCCCACGTACGGCAACTCGCCGCCGCAAACAACTGGCGGGTATTATCCGCCGCCGGACGGGAACTATGTACGGCCGCCGCCGCCCAACCCGATCGTGCCGTACTTCCCGTTTTATTATCACAGCCCACCGCCACCTTCTTCAGCTATTCGCCTCTCAATAAACTCATTTTTTCTCGCT ACGAGGTCCTTCGATGTTAAGTTTAATCTTACTAGTGAATAG
- the LOC108221738 gene encoding GATA transcription factor 16: MVDRNERGSNSDEISSRTPVRIPTTGTLILPAKTCWDCETTRTPLWRTGPSGPKSLCNACGIRFGKLRKELELLGLVSPKVVRKRNSTKSSSLNMSTVTSDRSSGNNNVGEAFNKPADLGGSGNGELVSENLRSRLFEAASVVQGEMEQAALILMAMSCD, from the exons ATGGTGGATCGCAATGAGAGA GGATCAAATTCTGATGAAATCAGCAGCCGAACCCCTGTCAGGATTCCGACCACTGGAACCTTAATTCTGCCAGCGAAAACTTGTTGGGATTGTGAAACCACAAGAACCCCTTTGTGGCGAACTGGCCCCTCTGGACCTAAG TCACTGTGTAACGCTTGCGGGATCAGGTTCGGTAAGTTGAGAAAAGAACTTGAACTTCTTGGACTGGTAAGCCCCAAAGTGGTGAGGAAGAGGAATTCAACGAAGAGCTCCAGCTTGAATATGAGCACCGTGACTAGCGACAGATCGTCGGGCAACAACAACGTCGGCGAGGCGTTCAACAAGCCGGCTGATTTGGGGGGTTCGGGAAATGGAGAGCTCGTGTCCGAGAACCTGAGATCAAGGTTGTTCGAGGCAGCGAGTGTTGTGCAAGGAGAAATGGAGCAAGCTGCTCTGATTTTGATGGCTATGTCATGTGATTGA
- the LOC108199048 gene encoding uncharacterized protein LOC108199048, translating to MAVTHADLAPSRRGTVLGSKTGALVMVLSVLLGLSCFIFSLIAETTRSQVTWFSTSIEGKYECTYNSSGKKPLVYACAAFGVLAIAMIMEHASMLIAISNSADLVTWEPHSPRAKVLTWQAAFFFLTSWICFAVGEILLLIGISVESGHLQKWSASRPNCLVLNQGLFLAAGVFGLTTVFLASGLYITALRAQKLAHEEESMRRQALEAAMLYASPPGSPGHSLQTLGNESPVIRHQNEHELSMYITAMSKLN from the exons ATGGCAGTTACTCATGCTGATCTGGCTCCGAGTCGTCGAGGTACAGTCTTAGGCAGCAAAACAGGTGCACTTGTCATGGTCTTATCAGTCCTACTTGGCCTAAGTTGCTTCATTTTCTCCCTCATTGCTGAGACCACTCGCTCGCAG GTGACATGGTTCAGCACAAGCATTGAAGGGAAATATGAGTGCACGTATAACAGCAGTGGAAAAAAGCCTCTCGTATATGCTTGTGCTGCATTTGGAGTCCTGGCAATTGCCATGATTATGGAACATGCTTCCATGCTTATTGCAATTAGTAATTCTGCAGATTTAGTCACTTGGGAACCTCACTCTCCGCGTGCCAAAGTCCTTACATGGCAAGCTGCATTTTTCTTTCTCACATCATg GATTTGTTTTGCTGTGGGAGAAATATTGCTATTAATAGGAATAAGTGTGGAATCAGGACATCTGCAAAAGTGGTCAGCTTCAAGGCCTAACTGCCTTGTTCTAAACCAAGGTCTGTTTTTGGCTGCTGGAGTTTTCGGGTTAACAACAGTGTTTCTTGCTTCTGGGCTGTACATAACAGCTTTACGGGCACAAAAACTGGCACATGAAGAAGAAAGCATGCGGCGCCAAGCTTTAGAGGCTGCTATGCTTTATGCATCTCCTCCAGGGTCGCCCGGGCATAGCCTTCAAACACTTGGAAATGAGAGTCCTGTGATTCGACACCAGAATGAGCATGAATTGTCTATGTACATCACTGCTATGAGCAAACTCAATTAA